A region from the Acyrthosiphon pisum isolate AL4f chromosome A1, pea_aphid_22Mar2018_4r6ur, whole genome shotgun sequence genome encodes:
- the LOC115033609 gene encoding uncharacterized protein LOC115033609, whose product MELLNIAPSYQKYADYLVDTYICEEAKFPPIIWASNIASLGLTTNACESYHSRFNSEFYHPHPTIYHFLDVLKGFQTETLIKIKSIHLKKRKSTINKNRLETFQQIFEDYRQNKIDRKGLVSSLSYKYKKKLSKQVES is encoded by the exons ATGGAACTTTTGAATATTGCCCCAAGTTA TCAAAAATATGCTGACTATTTAGTTGACACTTATATCTGTGAAGAGGCTAAATTTCCACCAATAATTTGGGCTTCGAATATTGCGTCACTAGGTCTCACTACTAATGCTTGCGAATCCTATCATTCACGTTTCAATTCCGAGTTCTATCACCCACATCCTACTATTTATCACTTTTTGGACGTACTGAAAGGATTTCAAACAGAaactttgattaaaattaaaagtatacatCTTAAAAAGCGAAAATCTACTATCAACAAAAATCGTTTGGAaacttttcaacaaatat TTGAAGACTacagacaaaataaaattgacagaAAAGGCTTAGTTTCGTCTTTAagctataagtataaaaaaaagctGAGTAAGCAGGTAGAAagctag